The Arachis hypogaea cultivar Tifrunner chromosome 14, arahy.Tifrunner.gnm2.J5K5, whole genome shotgun sequence genome has a segment encoding these proteins:
- the LOC112743352 gene encoding replication protein A 70 kDa DNA-binding subunit C-like gives MAEICDMLMDVNPRKLQWTFKVYVVHLWEVPNKFNKNEINGMEMLLQDMKGGRIQASIPKPLVKKWRGSILEFNMYVMSNFIVVDKKEKIRTTRNRWTINFSQRTTVIPVSHPSFPLKAFSFKPIPELLAAEKLDDSLLIDVIGEVVGKEDPRELITSKGKETKRLAVLIEDLENNSIGCVLFGDMVDQILPYLKEERVEPLIVIAQCFKPSRWNEKTSVQSHFDYSKLRINADLEEVRVFRDRRLSGKPANSARISQVSSHGPRSGAEELRRGEAIVKTIEEVLNSTQEGPVWIAGTIVSINSDKDDWFYKSCRKCPKKVETPIGNRYECGKCGHTHGAASVRYKVEVMACDGTGSIALLMWDRETVQLCRRQADQIKDEVVLGGDGYPPTLETMMDRKLLFKVNVKSSNIRQYDHIYTVMKICDDEKIVKMNPPKEIQNSDFAAVNENVCSDSIDVSAVVANMHNNTDSILTLDDLEECVTSLKEETPIKRAAMGVKHTLTINVDNENEVGFSTNKFSRKGGKRQKIQISGSEN, from the exons ATGGCAGAAATATGTGATATGTTAATGGATGTTAATCCAAGAAAACTCCAATGGACCTTCAAAGTTTATGTTGTGCACTTATGGGAAGTTCcaaacaagttcaacaaaaacGAAATCAAtggtatggagatgcttcttcaaGATATGAAG GGTGGTAGAATCCAAGCTTCAATCCCAAAGCCATTAGTGAAGAAGTGGAGAGGCAGCATATTGGAGTTTAACATGTACGTCATGTCTAACTTCATTGTGGtggataagaaagaaaaaatcaGGACAACCAGGAATAGATGGACTATAAACTTTTCACAGAGAACCACTGTTATTCCGGTATCTCATCCAAGTTTTCCTCTAAAGGCATTTTCTTTTAAGCCAATCCCTGAGCTGCTGGCAGCTGAGAAGCTCGATGATTCATTACTTATAG ATGTGATAGGTGAAGTTGTTGGAAAAGAAGATCCAAGAGAATTGATTACTAGCAAAGGCAAGGAGACAAAACGTTTGGCTGTTTTGATAGAGGACCTTGA AAATAACAGTATTGGTTGTGTGTTGTTTGGAGACATGGTAGATCAAATTCTACCCTATCTTAAAGAAGAAAGGGTTGAGCCTTTGATAGTTATAGCGCAGTGCTTTAAACCAAGCAGGTGGAATG AAAAAACATCAGTACAAAGTCATTTTGATTATTCAAAGTTACGTATTAATGCTGATCTGGAAGAGGTTAGAGTTTTCCGTGACAG gAGGCTTTCTGGGAAACCTGCAAACTCGGCTAGAATTAGTCAAGTGTCATCCCATGGTCCGCGTTCTGGTGCTGAGGAACTAAGGAGGGGAGAAGCCATTGTTAAAACTATAGAGGAAGTCCTCAACTCAACACAG GAAGGGCCTGTATGGATTGCTGGTACAATAGTTTCAATAAACTCTGACAAGGATGATTGGTTTTATAAATCATGTCGAAAATGCCCGAAAAAAGTAGAAACTCCTATTGGAAACAGATATGAGTGTGGAAAATGTGGACATACTCATGGAGCTGCATCAGTTAG GTACAAAGTTGAGGTAATGGCATGTGATGGAACTGGGAGCATAGCATTGCTAATGTGGGATAGGGAGACAGTCCAGCTCTGTAGGAGGCAGGCGGACCAGATCAAGGATGAGGTT GTTTTGGGTGGAGATGGATACCCCCCAACTTTGGAAACAATGATGGATAGAAAGTTACTTTTCAAGGTTAATGTTAAATCTTCAAACATTAGACAATATGATCATATTTATACAGTCATGAAAATTTGTGATGATGAGAAAATTGTAAAGATGAATCCCCCAAAGGAAATTCAAAACTCCGACTTTGCTGCTGTAAAT GAGAATGTGTGCAGTGACTCAATTGATGTGTCAGCAGTTGTGGCCAATATGCATAACAACACTGATTCTATTCTTACTTTG gATGATTTGGAAGAATGTGTCACCAGCCTTAAAGAGGAAACCCCAATTAAAAGAGCTGCCATGGGGGTAAAACATACTTTGACTATAAATGTTGACAATGAAAACGAAGTGGGATTTTCAACCAACAAATTTAGTCGAAAAGGTGGAAAAAGACAGAAGATACAAATTAGTGGGAGTGAAAATTGA
- the LOC114925248 gene encoding receptor-like protein EIX2, translating into MSKYRSTLGLLRSIDLSSNRFNGEIPSDMMRLVGLVSLNISRNKLVGNIPQGVGQLKSLDFLDLSRNQLSGRIPSQLSQLDRLSVLDLSYNDLSGQILLGTQLQTRDASAYIGNPKLCGAPLNRTCLIPTQNQVDGNDDHEEQFFTEGFYIALAIGFIMGFWGVFCSLILKKSWRYAYFKFFNDLYDKLYVFAAIKMAKLKRIRS; encoded by the coding sequence ATGTCAAAATACAGAAGCACATTAGGACTATTGAGAAGCATTGATTTATCAAGTAACAGATTCAATGGGGAGATTCCAAGTGACATGATGAGACTTGTTGGTTTAGTTTCTCTTAACATTTCGAGGAACAAGTTAGTTGGCAATATTCCTCAAGGTGTTGGACAATTGAAATCGTTGGATTTTCTTGATCTATCTAGAAATCAATTGTCTGGAAGGATTCCTTCACAACTCTCTCAGCTAGATCGTCTCAGTGTTCTTGATCTATCATATAATGATTTATCAGGCCAAATTCTACTCGGTACCCAACTTCAAACTAGAGATGCATCTGCTTATATAGGAAATCCAAAATTATGTGGTGCTCCTCTCAACAGAACCTGTCTCATTCCTACACAGAATCAAGTTGATGGAAATGATGATCACGAAGAACAATTTTTTACTGAGGGGTTTTACATTGCTTTGGCAATTGGATTTATTATGGGGTTCTGGGGAGTTTTTTGCTCATTGATTTTGAAGAAATCTTGGAGATATGCTTATTTCAAGTTCTTTAATGATCTATATGACAAGCTTTATGTATTTGCTGCAATTAAGATGGCTAAATTAAAAAGAATCAGATCATAA
- the LOC140178775 gene encoding receptor-like protein 9DC1 encodes MRTALFNFQISIGLDFRDISYSFTMSSKGVVMDYQELQQDFYFMIAIDLSSNKLFGEIPNVMGDLTRLVLLNLSNNMLSGNVPSSFGKLSNLEALDLSRNRLSGQIPQQLIGLKFLEFFNVSFNNLSGPIPESKQFNTFENNSFMGNRGFCGMQVSRKCDHAKPPPLTFDGDQDSESESFFNWKIILIGYGGGLVAGLALGSAFSQDIFMCLKRVF; translated from the coding sequence ATGAGGACAGCACTATTCAATTTCCAAATCAGTATTGGTTTAGACTTTAGAGACATTTCCTATTCATTCACAATGTCTAGCAAAGGGGTTGTTATGGATTATCAGGAGCTTCAACAGGACTTCTATTTTATGATAGCCATTGATCTTTCAAGCAACAAACTCTTTGGAGAAATTCCAAATGTCATGGGGGATTTGACGCGTCTTGTTTTGCTCAACTTGTCAAATAACATGCTTTCTGGCAATGTTCCATCATCCTTTGGAAAGCTTTCTAATCTTGAAGCATTGGATCTTTCTCGCAATCGCCTCTCAGGACAAATTCCTCAACAGTTAATAGGACTCAAATTTCTGGAGTTCTTTAACGTGTCCTTCAACAATCTCTCAGGTCCAATACCAGAAAGTAAGCAATTCAACACATTTGAAAACAATTCGTTCATGGGAAACCGAGGCTTTTGTGGGATGCAGGTGTCCAGAAAATGTGATCATGCTAAGCCTCCACCACTGACATTTGATGGTGATCAAGACTCCGAATCAGAATCTTTCTTCAACTGGAAAATAATTTTGATTGGCTATGGTGGTGGACTTGTTGCTGGGCTAGCATTGGGAAGTGCTTTCAGCCAAGACATATTTATGTGCTTGAAGAGGGTGTTTTGA